TAGTACACTTATCGAATTGGttgaaactattattaatattcgctATAACCATCATTTgctataacaatttaaaaagttgtaaaacaaataaatatcatcaCTAGTCATTAGAAAGCAATTCGCTAATTGTGaacacattttcaatttaataagaaaCGATATTAAGTATATCGATATGAATGGAGCGGgaaatttattgcaatttttcCAATTACTTAGACAATGGCGGTGCATGTATGAAAAGTAGTATTGCACATTATGAAAACGTTTACATAATGTAAGCGAGTACTGTTTTTTCAGTAAATTAAactgtcaatattataaatatcgatttaaaCGAGTACATTATGTTACATTTGTAATCTAATCGAATGTTTGAGTGAAATGAAACGTTCATTGCTTAAAATAATGTTGGATGAATAACATAATACATTGTAGTTGTATTCGTCTTCTTGTACTTCAGTTTgagtaccttttttttttttttaaataaacctctTCCAGAAAACAACGGGCAACGGTACAAACACCTTATTCCTcactataattactttttttttgttataaaattgtacaCAAGTAAAACTTACCAGtatcactaatattataaatgtaaaactttggatggatgtttgtttgtAACTCTCTCCAGAAACTCTCCAGAAcagctgaacggatctgaattaTATTTGGAAAAGAGATATATTCTGAAATAGCATATAGTTTACTTTTTATCCTCCTCCTGCCCGCTGGATAATTGtctttttcgttatttttttttctacttaaaACTATCAAgacgccattttgtttttggtGTGTAGTGAAGTCCCTGGATGAGTTAAATTTAACACTGCAGTTGACACAGCATTAATATTTCTCCCGTTCGAAGTCACAATGTCTATCtagtaataatgtattataattatatgaggTCAATGTAGGGAAGTCCATTTGAAAAGGAATTCCGTTTACATGTTCATAACGCTCGGACATGCAGTTATCTATGCAGCAAATCTTACGAGTACATCTTGATCTGTAAAGCAAAATATAAcgtttctattattaattaaataacaaagataagctatattgttttataaaaatgacttttctcttttattatattaaagtattcaatACGTATATGTACctaaataaaatttcgtttttcaaatttttgccgttgtatatttttatcttcgaTAATAATTCGTATTTGCTGACTTTACACAACATGACATTAAATTGCAAACCAAAAAACCGTTTCCTTCGTATTTTTCGGTCGGTTGACGAAAAAACACAAGTGAGATCCGAAGACGACTCTTACCATATTGCACTGCTAGTTCTGCTGTGATAGACTggcaatttctttaaatttatattgttaaactagcgacccgccccggcttcgcacattCACAATGCTGGtgctaaatatactacaaaatgtcCTTATATAAaccgttcacagtttttcagtcagacaatacaaaccgataTGTGTCTGCGTTTAAAATCTGTAATTAGAAACtatattgcatatattatacatataaaccttcctcttgaatcactctatccaTCAAAAAACCGCAGCTCAATTCGTTGTGTAATTATAAAGATCATAACATACAcaaggacagacagacagctgtaagcgactttgttttatactatgtaatgatacagACAATAGCAGCGTATGTGAAATTAGACTATTAGTGAGTAAAATGATAAGTTCTAAATGTATCTATCTAAATCTAATATACCTTTGACCCAAACGAAATTTGTAGTAAATTGGTAAAGggtattatcaaattaaactaCTTtctgtattgattttattttacttacctTTCCCAAAGTTCAATCAAAtccttgtattataaatttttattttaataattttaaataaatataaaattatatatatatatatgtaacgatCACTAGTCACtatgacttatttaaaaattataatttaccgcTGAAAACTAATTTGGTtcgataatttttcatttacgttacttgaaattatattttgtttccaaaatttacaaaaatattaaataaataaatgcttactATATGTTTCTTATGCtttccatattatatatttaaagaaagcaGAAAGAGCTTACCACCACGCTGTTTCAAAGAGCATTGTTGGATACACACAAATTTGTCCCTGACACTTTctggtttcctcatgatgttttcagGTCTTTATCGTAAgctagaaaaaaaagtaaagtaaaatattttaaatgtcccactgttagGCAAAGGCGTCATTTCCATTTTGAGGACAAGGTTGTGCAAGTAAATAAAAGAATGCAAGATAATATGAAACATTGtttgaaaacataaattttaaacacaaataattgaaataaacaaaccGTTCCACCACTTGTCACAATTAGTATAACACGTGGAAAACGCTGACGGCGTCCGCAAACGTGATCTAAGAAAAACAACCGAgtgtctatttaattttttttaagtcacaataagttaattttcataaattatcaggcaattaatttcttaacaaattctccataaaagattataaaacttaccacagattattataattattatttgttttatatcaatatcCGGAATCCATCTTGATTCAAGCACCGATCTTTCTGTCTTAAATCAGCTTTTCCTACTTCCTCTCCGTTAATGGCGAGCCCTTGCTTGCTTTAAAATTGTTACTAGATTACGCATTGGGTGACGTTTTGTCATTATAGCGTCGTTACAAATTGCCAGATTGCCATTAATTGTCAACTTGTTAGAATCAATCGATGGAATCGTAACATACTCGTTGGTATTTCggcgttttcctattctacaaACGCAACGATTCGATTGCCGTTCAGTTTAAGTTGGATAGGAATAAAATCAGGATCGTATCGTAAACGATATgtacgatataaataagtagaattgtaAAAACCTTAGTTACGATTGAGCAGAGGTTAATGTTTGTGAGGAATAGTCAAACTTAAAAAGATAGTAGAATTGCCCACAGTTCGCGTGAAGAACTGTGCCACCTACTTACTAATGAAAGCGCGTCCCGCTTCTTTTTCTCGCTGgtaaaacgcattacgcgtgtCCCCCGTATGAAGTGGGGGGATATGTGGGACTCGGCggtaaaaaaccagcggtaccctcgcCGTCTTTTCGGTATACGCCataggatcgctttcgcatgttACCGTGACGAGCGCGCGACTCCACGTCAAcaattaattgtgtttataagaATGTAAAGCGAGTTTGAATATTTTGCTCGATTAcgactaataaataaacaatattttattttataaacccaAAACATTCAAtgcgaaatatttattaatatatctcataataacataaacataatcagcctgtaaatttcctactgctgggctaaggcctcctctcccgttgaggagaaggtatggagtatattccaccacgctgctccaatgcgggttggtggaatacacatgtggcagaatttgtttgaaattagacacatgcaggtttcctcacgatgttttccttcaccgccgagcacgagatgaattataaacaaattaagcacatgtaaattcagcggtgcctgcctggttttgaacccgaaatcatcggttaagatgcacgcgttctaaccactgggccatctcggctcaaatatATCTCACCaaatctaatttttaataaaaaaattaaaatctctaaatgttaattcaaatgtacccacttttaaaataatttaaatttgctttatattgcgaaatgtttatcaaaaatattttttaataaaatttattaatttcgtaatttcaattattactacaaataaaaattctttattaatttcacCAAGTATACAATAAGTATCCCTAGATcgctataattattaaattatagcgttagagatttattattaaaatagtatttaaattattataaacaaatatgtattttttatgatgggAATgaataaagacaattttaagtaaaattttattagagcTGAAGTTTGGAACAGATGTTAATAATCAAatgacgtaacattttagttgaGGATTTCGGGAATAATCACAGGGACAGGCACAATAGGAGCTACGATGATAGGCTCCGGCTCGATGATCACAGGAGCGACATTAACGGATTCGGACTAGACATCTGATTCCTCGGGGATGATCACAGGAGCGACTATGATGGGCTCAGGTTCAGCGGCGGATTCCTCGGGGATGATCACAGGAGCGACTATGATGGGCTCAGGTTCAGCGGCGGATTCCTCGGGGATGATCACAGGAGCGACTATGACGGGCTCAGGTTCAGCGGCGGATTCCTCCGGAATAATAACAGGAGCGACGATTACTGGATCAGGCTCGGCCATAGGTTCCTCAGGAATGATCACAGGAGCAACGATGACTGGGTCGGTTTCTTCGATTGTGTCCTCAGGAATGATTACAGGAGCCACAATAACAGGATCAACTTCGGGATGATCGACGGACACGGGTTTGTCAGAGCCAGACTTAACGTTAACGATGATCTGGACTAGAGGTGAGTTCACAGGCGAGGGAACGATGGCAGGTCCAACAGAGATGGGTTCGTAATCATCTTCCACGATTGCGGGTCCAACGGAGATAGACTCGTTTTCAATAACTTCAGGTACGACGATGCCGGGTATAGCGAAACGCGCGGGGCCAGCAACGGCCACGGCAATGCAAGCGGCAGCAATcaggaatattttcattttgactaTAAGGAAAATATGAAAAGTATAATAACAGAGTATAAATGGTTCCGCTCCTGGAATAAGGCCTTGACTCTGCTTGAGAAGAAAATCTTATTCCACGATACTGATCCAATGTGAATcagtacacatgtggcagattatCATCTGACacgtgcaagtttcctcacgatgttttccttcaccgccgagcacgagatgaaatacaaatacgacataagcacatgaaaattcattggagCTTGTTCGGGCTTGACACAATTCATTGGGATCCACAATCTTTGGTCAAGATTTCGGttcaacaaagaaaatataaaaacaatttactttttttgttatggttttaagacattaattattatatgttaattattattcgagttcaaatatttaaaattattataatagactcgatttaaaaaaaaaaagaaattattcatttaaaaaataataatactcacTCTGTGTTGTTTTGCAGTATTTGAAAACTATAGATACTTAGGCAAACGACTAGagttttatacttaattttatctcaatttgatattgtaaaaataatagataaaattttaaataatctgtatCATATAAGCGTAATCCCCTATACAGAGAATTGAGATTATAGGCTACAAGTTTTCtcgtaattatattcattttatctaaggtttttagaaataaagttaagtttaattctaatgaatattaaaatactatttgtgtttatgtgcataattttagaattaatatggtccttataattataatatgtaaaacaagagtatataatattatgttaaatatattttttgtgatatacCTTAAATTTTCTATCGTATAGATTTGTCTTCGGCTGCACGTTAAAGCGCGTCCTTCCGCTTAAAATTATCATCGGTATGCATTATACTTAGTGAGTGACGCTCGATGTGTTCGTGTGCATGAGACGACTAAGTAGAGACAGTTAAGAAATATacattagattatatttattaagtttcttTAACAAAAACGCCGACGATTTAAATTTTAGGTGAACGCCTTTGTGAGTGAATTAGATCTATATAAAGTTTTAGGGTCGGTGATCGGTAATCGGtaggaatatatttaaatgtttggaacaacacatacacacacacacatgggAGATATATAGGGTAAACGAAAACCAAAGTACAGTGTAGCATCATCATATTCATCGACAGACAACAATggaatagtattaaatattccaaaaggttataaataataattatttccctAAATTTATATACGTGTTTGGATAAACTGTGAGTGTGTGAGTACTTTAGTAATTAGTATGACGTGTGgtgagtgtcaagcgtagctgtcacgcacactaagataatcAAGTTGGcacgtttgttttaattattttctagtGTGACGCTCtatatatctaaacatataataggtatttttaCACGTCTATTActttattgcatatttttcCGTATTTCACTTTCATTTGACGTTTTATCTAATTACATTCCTTACGTTACCTTTATCTCAATTTTcgctaaaaaataaatgaaaacggaAACGTGAACAGATCGTAGTACcacttactaaaataaacaagcTGAAACCAATCGTAAGCTTAATAGAGTTTTTATTAATCCGATGTAAACATAGCCCTTATACTAAAGGACATAAAGGTTACAATCGaatgttatcttttatattCTCGTTCTGAAGCTTTAACCCAAATTCGAATTGGTTTATAAGCGTGTTTTATTttgcaacaattttttttttttattttaatgttcaacGAGCACATCAAGATTAGGAAAAATTGTCGCCAAAGTATTTTGGTTGCATTTGTTTCTCGCTTTGAAAACACggtaaattgtattttgtactTTTGTCTTTTAGCGTTTGAAGCTGAGATTATCATTTTTTGTGGGTCTGCGAATTATTGTTGACTCTAATCCCCTTTACAATATCACTGGACGGGGAAGCAAGTCATATATATTCAAACCAGATGTTGGGGGCTCACTTAAGGGCTCAGAATATGTGCGTCCTAAGGGTGGATCCTGTGAGGCGGATCGTTATTGTCAGTTATTTTAGTACCTTGTATACGAAAAAGATAACAAAGttcataagtttaattatataatgtttcttttaaGGCATAATGAGAGACAGGTTAATTAAGTTCTTTATCAAATTTGCCAAGAAAATACGTAATAACTTACCCATCGTGACGCAATCGTCTGTTCTTGTCtccagtttaatttttaaattcaaataatttctttaattttattttattcctattttaaatGTACAGTCAGACAAATTCCAATCCACCTCGCATTGACCTAAACATGCTTTACATTGCAATATACATTGGTATCAATATTatcctaacaccaagtaaaatataccttctaattttaagtgtttaaaaatttacgttttgcataaaatgtttttaagatgttacgtcgttattttttataaaagcataTCTATGGATGTGCTTGCGCTAAGATGCATTTGCAAAACTCCCGAGGGAATAAGCTTGCTGTCCTAATGCCGGTGTCGTGCAATCGATGGCCCTCTAAGGGGTGCCCGTTTAATTTTACAGATCATCGTCCGACCACAGAACTAAGCTCAAGGGTCCGCAGAAGCGCAGCTAAAACAGTTTACGCAAGGGTTTAAATGGCTAAGAATTCCAACGCCCCGCGCCTTTTTGACTAATATCTGCaggaataaaaaattgtatctatCAAACTTTTCTATTAGCTTCACTTGCCACACAAGTTAATCCGAAAAGGtactatccactcatcagattctaccgccaaacagcaataagcATCGTTGTTTGTTAGTTTTATAGGTAATTGTACCAGTGTAAGTATATACAGCCagaacggacataacatcttagcaccCAAGTTTAATGGATGTaagatatggttaatatttgttatagcgccagtgtctataggcggtggtcaCCTCTAACCATCAGGTCTCCCATTTACTTCTGCATAACAGAACATACCAAAGGGTAATTAACTTCGTTAGAAATAAGTACTACGtgaatttatctaaaattattgGTAAAATTATCCTGATGTTTATTCAGAAAATTGGCCACAGATTATACTGTTGCAGTTTTTTCTATACATGTTTTAACACTTGCGATATTAGAGTAGCAGTAACATTAAGCTGACTTGCTTAATAGCTGCACATGAGATCTTCTGAAAGAAATTCCCTGAATCATAGTTTAATCGCAATTGCTTAAAAGATGTGAGAACATAGGACCAATGTGAGAAACatctttattttgaaatatattaagattttttcaaatttttatattatcaaaagtAGCTTCAAGAATTTGAatagcttattaaatatatattttctaatcaaaattaataacttattcaAATTAAGGGTTTTTTTACGGGCCATTGGCCTCATGGAAAGTAGTCACCACTACACATAGACACGAAGACTagactgtaagaaattttaatgatgTATCGAGCATATCCAAtatgccactaaccttgggaactatattatcatgtccgttgtgcctgtagttccactggctcactcacccaaaATACGGAACGCAGCAATATAAAATGTTGCTGCTTAGCGatataatatatgacgagtggatggtacctacccagacgggcttgcacaaagacctaccaccaagtaaaaatcaaccacttagtattgctgtattccgtttatgtataaatacatattttttaacactttTATAACATGTGAACTTACCTTTAGTacgatattttcaattttaaactttatgacctcttttattatttattctcagtaaatagaatttgtaaaatttccgaagaaaatattagagatatgaTAACGTAAGACATAactagattaataaatatttattactagcgacccgcccccgccttcgcacgggtgcaatgctgatactaaatatactacagaatgtcttacaacgatCACaattttttcagtcattagacaatacacaccgctatgtccctgtgttttaaatttgtaatatcttcgaaaatattcatttaagttacatgcaatttatttatggtacttaattggataaggattaatgctgtattgcttaaaatcgcttcgaaaatctAATtcttgatctatctcgtagggttcagccaacgtttgcaatgtaagcgcaaaaaaatgtgtttatttacgacatctcTTCAGAAATccctaaaataatcagtgtttctctactatattgtgcatgtattatacatataaaccttcctcttgaatcaatctatctgttaataaaaaccgcgtcaaaatccgttgtgtattttaaagatcaaagcatgcacggggacagacagcggtaaacgactttgtttaatactatgtaaagataattatactatattaccCTCCATTCCAGTAGTTTTATATTGTAGTATACCGCATAAGGTATAACCTACACCTTAAGGTGTACACCTTAAGGTATAACCTGTTCgatttaaaaatcgttttatcAGATTTAGTTGGTGCTGGTATATCATCctcgtataattattatactctttttattacagacaattttgctacttaaattatttttccttgTTCTGTttgagattttatataaaaaaaaaagttttaaatttacggatataataaagttttattattattaatattgtaaaagcgAATAATTGCTTCAACACTTGTCTACTTCGATGTAGAATTCATGCCGTGATCGTGTGGTCCTGTTTCAGCCACGCTGGCTTATTCGGGGAGTAGCCAACTACGTGGACAATTTATAATGCACTAATGTGAAAGAAAAGGAGGAGACACAAATAAAGgtgtataatacaattattcgTTTACacctataataaaatagtacggGAAACTCCACACGACCAAAAAGAGTTGAGGCGCAAGACCAGCggttttacgtgttttccgaggcacgtgAGTGTACAAATTTTCATCATCCCAAACCCAACTTACAATCGATTGGAACCCAGGAGCCCGGagtctgtggccttatatctaaccactagaccaacgaggcaatcaGTTCGTGCCGCACTGTTTATACTAAATGTTAACAAGAATACGATAACTATAACCTTATCATACGTAATCATCTGATatcctatataaatattattggaagCAAGTTAAcacattgattattaaattagatttctTTGAAGTGAATCAATTTcgtgtaatcaataaaaattaaaggtcTCCGATAACATGAAAATCGTTATCAATTactgtaattcatattttttatcctCAATTAAGTTTTAGagatcatattaaatttaaagataaaacaaaaagatacaaataatacaataaaaaaaatattagatttttacATTCtggaagaaaaaaaacaaaacggtgactgcacttttttaataataataataaaattatacatcatcatcctcatcctcctgcccttatcccaattttacttggggtcggcgcagcatgtcttcttcttccatacttctctgtcggacgtcatctcactagtaacattctttctaaccatatcgtctttcacacaatccatccatcgtttcttgggtcttccctacctctatatccatccacatccattttcaaaacctttctcacaacatggtcctcattcctccgcataacatgcccataccaaggcagccggtttccagatagcttctcggttaccggtgccactttcaaacttcctcttatgtactcattccttactctatccattcgcgtaacaccacacattcctctcagcattctcatctccgccacaatAATccgcaataataataaaattatgatattacatattatgatacatattatgatataacAGCGTGGGCAACTTCGTgcttccttaaaaaaaatacctttttgtGTGAGTAAGAAGATATTTTGAGAGCAGGTAGGTATGATTATAGCCTATAGGCTTATATAGGCTtatagcctacttgaataaagaatattttaattttgattttaatatatagaataaaaatatttaattataaacacaaattaaataaatatatttaatttgtgtttataattcatctcttgctcggcggtgaaggaaaacatcg
The DNA window shown above is from Vanessa tameamea isolate UH-Manoa-2023 chromosome 16, ilVanTame1 primary haplotype, whole genome shotgun sequence and carries:
- the LOC113393944 gene encoding magnetosome-associated protein MamJ-like produces the protein MKIFLIAAACIAVAVAGPARFAIPGIVVPEVIENESISVGPAIVEDDYEPISVGPAIVPSPVNSPLVQIIVNVKSGSDKPVSVDHPEVDPVIVAPVIIPEDTIEETDPVIVAPVIIPEEPMAEPDPVIVAPVIIPEESAAEPEPVIVAPVIIPEESAAEPEPIIVAPVIIPEESAAEPEPIIVAPVIIPEESDV